The Cydia pomonella isolate Wapato2018A unplaced genomic scaffold, ilCydPomo1 PGA_scaffold_63, whole genome shotgun sequence genome includes a region encoding these proteins:
- the LOC133534163 gene encoding cholinesterase 1-like: protein VVHFLETPLDLELSRPIVHTPVGSYRGLRAQDGNYSKFLGIPYAKVDPDNVFGSPIPHKIEGIFEAVDDTSRCPQQRKKIFAGTLDCLHVNINVPNSASFDNPLPVLIQIFGGKFYIGSARSFLYGPRFIVRHDVIFITFNYRLGPYGFMCLNTSKVPGNQGLKDQVQALRWIKENIRYFGGDDSKITIAGNSAGAMSVDFHQNFLQEQLYHRVILQSGVSLTHDITEDSNPDRDAPLKLAMELNYTTNDINDALLFLNKVEPQELIVATWKSGVFFGPCVEKQFENADIYITKYPADLNTITRRDVDVLIGITNDESYSFITRYIKNGVLDLHTDFVSLIIESHFEFNNASKLSNEIKDIVRMFYYGDDVRRLDKRTEMNIHADFTFHSPIFRTVRKYLESGVENMYFYMFSFCGERNYFKDYMNIPCTEGGASHGDELGYLYDISYMKERLRDEDMLIVDRMTELWTNFAKYGNPTPKTSKLIPVQWPRVSRDKLPYLEINTELRLGSRPMHERMSFLDLLYKDIGHYQRWISND, encoded by the exons TTTAGAAACTCCATTGGATCTTGAGTTATCCAGACCCATAGTGCATACTCCAGTAGGCAGCTATCGGGGGCTTCGGGCCCAGGATGGGAATTACTCTAAGTTCCTGGGTATCCCGTATGCGAAAGTTGATCCGGACAACGTTTTTGGT tCTCCTATTCCGCACAAAATTGAAGGGATATTTGAAGCAGTCGACGATACATCAAGGTGTCCtcaacaaagaaaaaaaatatttgctggGACACTGGACTGCCTTCACGTCAACATTAACGTACCGAATAGTGCCAGTTTTGATAATCCCTTGCCTGTCCTGATCCAAATTTTTGGGGGAAAATTTTATATCGGATCTGCACGCAGTTTTCTCTATGGACCACGTTTCATAGTCAGACATGACGTCATTTTCATTACTTTCAACTATCGCCTTGGCCCTTACGGTTTTATGTGTCTAAACACTTCCAAAGTACCAGGGAATCAGGGTTTAAAAGATCAAGTACAAGCACTGCGTTGGattaaagaaaatatacgaTATTTTGGCGGAGACGACTCTAAAATCACTATAGCGGGGAACAGTGCTGGTGCAATGTCTGTGGATTTCCATCAGAACTTTCTACAGGAGCAGCTTTATCACAGAGTGATTTTGCAAAGTGGCGTTTCGTTGACTCATGATATTACCGAAGATTCAAATCCTGATCGAGATGCACCTTTAAAATTAGCAATGGAATTGAATTATACAACGAATGATATAAATGAtgctttattgtttttaaacaaAGTAGAGCCACAGGAACTTATTGTTGCAACATGGAAATCTGGTGTATTCTTTGGACCGTGTGTTGAAAAGCAATTCGAGAATGCTGATATCTATATAACAAAATATCCTGCTGATTTGAACACAATTACTCGTAGAGATGTCGATGTCCTAATTGGTATTACTAACGATGAAAGCTATTCGTTCATAACTAGATATATAAAAAATGGTGTCTTAGATTTGCATACGGACTTCGTGTCTTTGATAATAGAATCtcattttgaatttaataatGCAAGTAAGctttcaaatgaaataaaagataTTGTCCGGATGTTTTATTATGGTGATGACGTTCGACGTCTAGATAAGAGAACAGAAATGAATATACATGCCGATTTTACTTTCCACAGTCCAATATTCAGAACTGTTAGAAAATATTTGGAAAGTGGCGTAGAAAACATGTACTTTTATATGTTTTCATTTTGTGGTGAAAGGAATTATTTCAAAGATTACATGAATATACCCTGTACAGAAGGTGGAGCTTCTCACGGAGATGAACTGGGATATTTATATGACATTTCTTACATGAAGGAGCGGTTGCGAGATGAAGATATGCTAATTGTAGACAGGATGACTGAACTTTGGACTAATTTTGCTAAGTATGG AAATCCAACACCGAAAACATCCAAGTTAATTCCTGTCCAATGGCCACGTGTATCCCGGGACAAACTGCCATATTTGGAGATAAACACAGAACTACGCCTA